From one Fundidesulfovibrio putealis DSM 16056 genomic stretch:
- a CDS encoding LexA family transcriptional regulator encodes MYNAFDEALERIKRATGARTQVDLAAILGIRQSSISDAKRRQSIPADWLLKLYRSHGLNPDWVTTGEAPQVLREGLALPVGLMESGAGYASDKPKSRQVPVSAMTGVTYDSEKGVLEEKPIEMLAIPESFACPGLTVFKMEQQDMEPIIRRGGYIGINKDQKQLRSGEAFAVVLPHEGLVIRRLINDFEKDEIILRTENSSAAGQSLPASAVIGKIVGRVWWVLQEL; translated from the coding sequence ATGTACAACGCATTCGACGAAGCACTAGAACGTATCAAGCGGGCCACCGGAGCCCGCACCCAGGTCGACCTGGCGGCCATCCTCGGAATCAGGCAGTCCAGCATTTCCGACGCCAAGCGCCGTCAGTCCATCCCGGCCGACTGGCTTCTTAAGCTGTACCGTAGCCACGGCCTCAACCCTGACTGGGTCACCACCGGCGAAGCGCCCCAGGTGCTGCGCGAAGGCTTGGCCCTGCCTGTCGGCCTCATGGAGAGCGGAGCCGGGTACGCTTCGGACAAGCCCAAATCCCGCCAGGTTCCCGTCAGCGCCATGACCGGAGTGACCTACGACTCCGAGAAGGGCGTCCTGGAAGAGAAGCCCATCGAGATGCTGGCCATCCCCGAATCGTTCGCCTGCCCGGGCCTGACCGTCTTCAAGATGGAACAGCAGGACATGGAGCCGATCATCCGCCGGGGCGGCTACATCGGCATCAACAAGGACCAGAAGCAGCTGCGCTCCGGAGAAGCCTTCGCAGTGGTGCTCCCCCACGAGGGACTGGTCATCCGCAGGCTCATCAACGACTTTGAAAAGGACGAGATCATCCTTCGCACTGAAAATTCCAGCGCCGCCGGACAGTCTCTCCCCGCCTCTGCCGTCATCGGCAAAATCGTCGGTCGCGTCTGGTGGGTTCTGCAGGAACTGTAG
- the hypF gene encoding carbamoyltransferase HypF, giving the protein MSASQRERHVVVGRVQGVGFRPFVYRLAREHALSGYVLNAPEGVVIEVQGLPERLERFATDLIDTLPPLAMIVAHSRESVPPSPDEGGGEFVIRKSTAGVGHHVLVSPDMATCPDCLADMADPANRRHNYPFTNCTNCGPRYTITKSLPYDRHATSMACFPLCEACRAEYEDPLDRRFHAQPNACPACGPRLWLTDRHGKTLAEGDKAVARAAKALRAGKILALKGLGGFHLAADAANHEAVAELRRRKKRPAKPLAIMAADLETLSKLAHVSPEEAGLLTGRERPIVLVTLKTGAGLSPDISPDTDQLGAMLPYTPLHQVLLGALRDAQPGGEAALVMTSGNLSSEPISLGNREALSRLGSLADLFLLHDRDILVRTDDSVVRVPPQDTGAPGIQFLRRARGYTPSPIFLPSKGPCVLGVGPELKNTVCLTKGDQAFVSQHIGDMQNLETAAFHKEVIEHLERILQVRPEAVVADMHPDYLSTRYALEESGLPVLRLQHHYAHIMAVMAEKGLMEPVVGLALDGSGYGGDRTIWGGEFLYVDPVRMEFKRLAHFAQMRLPGSEAAIRQPWRLAMAALHALGRDPLAEGWHWLKGREQAAGLVLAMLDKGLNSPLTSSCGRLFDAISALTGVCPEISYEGQAAIRLEHIQDHGETEGYDCGALSGGEDGAPLVFDSLSLVAQAADDILGGVPAGMVSRRFHNGLSRGLALAASELCKQTATSQVTLSGGVFLNKTLSRTLPRALSLHSLTPHMHEHTTPGDGCISLGQAFFGQLTLTTQNTSDS; this is encoded by the coding sequence ATGTCTGCCAGCCAACGTGAACGCCATGTGGTCGTGGGCCGCGTCCAGGGCGTGGGGTTTCGGCCCTTCGTCTATCGCCTCGCCAGGGAACACGCCCTTTCCGGGTACGTGCTGAACGCTCCGGAAGGCGTGGTCATCGAGGTGCAGGGCCTGCCAGAGCGCCTCGAACGATTCGCCACGGACCTCATCGACACCCTGCCGCCACTGGCCATGATCGTGGCGCACTCCCGTGAGAGCGTCCCTCCCAGCCCGGACGAAGGCGGCGGGGAGTTCGTCATCCGGAAGAGTACGGCGGGGGTCGGACACCATGTGCTGGTAAGCCCGGACATGGCCACCTGCCCGGACTGCCTGGCGGACATGGCCGACCCGGCCAACCGCCGCCACAACTATCCGTTCACCAACTGCACCAACTGCGGCCCGCGATACACCATCACCAAAAGCCTGCCCTACGACAGGCACGCCACGTCCATGGCCTGCTTCCCCCTGTGCGAGGCCTGCCGCGCCGAATACGAAGACCCGCTGGACCGCCGCTTCCACGCCCAACCCAACGCCTGCCCGGCCTGCGGTCCCAGGCTCTGGCTGACCGACCGCCACGGCAAGACCCTGGCCGAGGGCGACAAGGCCGTGGCCCGCGCGGCCAAGGCCTTGCGCGCTGGCAAGATACTGGCCCTCAAAGGCCTGGGGGGCTTTCATCTGGCAGCTGACGCAGCCAATCATGAAGCCGTGGCTGAACTGCGCCGCCGCAAGAAACGCCCGGCCAAGCCGCTGGCCATCATGGCCGCCGATCTGGAGACGCTCTCGAAGCTGGCGCATGTCTCGCCGGAAGAGGCTGGGCTGCTCACCGGGCGCGAACGGCCCATCGTGCTGGTGACCTTGAAAACCGGCGCGGGGCTCTCCCCCGACATTTCCCCGGACACCGACCAGCTGGGGGCCATGCTGCCTTACACCCCGCTGCACCAGGTGCTGCTGGGCGCCCTGCGTGATGCGCAGCCTGGCGGTGAGGCCGCCCTGGTGATGACCAGCGGCAACCTGAGCTCCGAGCCCATCTCGCTGGGCAACCGGGAAGCCCTGTCCCGCCTGGGCTCCCTGGCTGATCTCTTCCTGCTGCACGACCGGGACATCCTGGTGCGTACTGACGACAGCGTGGTGCGCGTGCCGCCCCAGGATACCGGCGCGCCGGGAATCCAGTTCCTGCGCCGGGCCAGGGGGTATACGCCCTCCCCCATATTTTTGCCGTCCAAAGGCCCCTGCGTTCTGGGCGTCGGCCCGGAACTCAAAAACACGGTGTGCCTCACCAAAGGCGATCAGGCCTTCGTGAGCCAGCACATCGGGGACATGCAGAACCTGGAGACCGCCGCCTTCCACAAAGAGGTGATCGAACACCTGGAGCGCATCCTTCAGGTGCGCCCCGAGGCGGTGGTGGCCGACATGCACCCGGATTACCTCTCCACCCGTTACGCCCTGGAGGAGTCCGGCCTGCCGGTGCTCCGGCTGCAACATCATTACGCCCACATCATGGCGGTAATGGCCGAGAAGGGTCTGATGGAACCCGTGGTGGGGCTGGCCCTGGACGGTTCGGGCTACGGCGGGGACCGGACCATCTGGGGCGGCGAATTCCTCTATGTGGACCCGGTGCGCATGGAGTTCAAGCGTCTGGCGCATTTCGCCCAGATGCGCCTGCCCGGCAGCGAGGCCGCCATCCGCCAGCCCTGGCGTCTGGCCATGGCCGCCCTGCACGCCCTGGGACGCGATCCCCTGGCCGAAGGCTGGCACTGGCTCAAGGGGAGGGAGCAGGCGGCGGGGCTTGTGCTCGCCATGCTGGACAAGGGCCTGAACAGTCCCCTGACCAGCAGCTGCGGGCGACTGTTCGACGCCATAAGCGCCCTGACCGGCGTATGCCCTGAAATCAGCTACGAAGGGCAGGCGGCCATCAGGCTCGAGCACATCCAGGATCACGGCGAGACGGAGGGCTACGACTGCGGGGCTCTCTCCGGAGGAGAGGACGGAGCTCCCCTGGTTTTCGATTCCTTGTCCCTGGTTGCCCAGGCAGCAGACGACATCCTTGGCGGCGTTCCGGCTGGAATGGTCAGCCGCCGTTTCCATAACGGATTGTCAAGAGGGTTGGCCCTGGCCGCCTCAGAACTCTGCAAACAGACTGCTACGAGCCAAGTTACACTCAGCGGAGGAGTTTTTTTAAATAAAACGCTTTCCCGTACGCTCCCTCGTGCTCTTTCATTGCACTCCCTTACACCACATATGCATGAGCACACCACTCCTGGCGACGGATGCATATCCCTCGGGCAGGCATTCTTTGGACAACTCACCCTCACCACGCAGAATACATCAGATTCTTGA
- a CDS encoding DUF362 domain-containing protein — MSRTVYLDHAPDYESPGLDAAVGRLLELAGCRPSRGQRVLVKPNLVAPSNPGLTCTRPEVVRAACRYLADFGAHVLVGDSPAFGTGRIVARACGMDKALAGLPVRLVNFTRPRQLPLTLGGSIGVASLALDADLLVNIPRFKVHDQMLLTLAVKNTFGCVTGFRKALAHQVHGEKGTRFESMIMDVCRAMPPSVNLVDGVVAMHVSGPATGKPYPLGLLGAAANPVDLDCALHAVLGLPPDATPLGREAVLRGLTGDVSYPLKRPQDFPAEGFVLPAALANVAFKPVRFVKGRIKSLYVRLCGSAKKS, encoded by the coding sequence ATGAGCCGCACCGTCTATCTCGATCACGCGCCGGATTATGAAAGCCCCGGCCTGGACGCCGCCGTGGGGCGGCTGCTGGAACTGGCCGGGTGCCGCCCGTCGCGCGGGCAGCGCGTGCTGGTGAAGCCCAACCTGGTGGCCCCTTCCAATCCGGGCCTGACCTGCACACGCCCCGAGGTGGTGCGCGCGGCCTGCCGCTATCTGGCGGATTTCGGCGCGCACGTTCTGGTGGGGGACTCCCCGGCCTTTGGAACGGGGCGCATCGTGGCCCGTGCCTGCGGCATGGACAAGGCCCTGGCCGGGCTGCCCGTCAGGTTGGTCAACTTCACGCGCCCCCGCCAACTGCCGCTGACTCTGGGCGGCTCCATCGGCGTGGCCTCGCTGGCGCTGGACGCGGACCTGCTGGTGAACATCCCGCGTTTCAAGGTGCACGACCAGATGCTCCTTACCCTGGCGGTGAAGAACACCTTCGGGTGCGTCACCGGGTTCCGCAAGGCCCTGGCGCACCAGGTGCACGGCGAGAAGGGCACGCGCTTCGAGAGCATGATCATGGACGTGTGCCGGGCCATGCCGCCGTCCGTGAACCTCGTGGACGGCGTGGTGGCCATGCACGTGAGCGGCCCGGCCACCGGCAAGCCGTATCCGCTGGGGCTCCTGGGCGCTGCGGCAAACCCCGTTGACCTGGACTGCGCCCTGCATGCGGTGCTGGGCCTGCCCCCGGACGCCACGCCGCTTGGGCGCGAGGCCGTGCTGCGCGGCCTGACCGGGGACGTCTCGTATCCGCTGAAACGTCCGCAGGATTTTCCGGCTGAAGGGTTTGTGCTGCCTGCCGCGCTGGCCAACGTGGCCTTCAAGCCCGTGCGCTTCGTGAAGGGGCGGATCAAAAGCCTTTACGTGCGTCTGTGCGGAAGCGCCAAAAAGTCCTGA
- a CDS encoding type 1 glutamine amidotransferase domain-containing protein, whose translation MKPKALIVSADAFEDSELLYPYYRLQEAGYQVDLAAPKAGTITGKNGYTVTANLSLDDVEDAGSCGYKLLLLPGGKAPEALKAIPKALDIARDFAGSGAPIAAICHGPQVLAAAGLLRGRKATCYKSVAEEITAAGALYEDSETVVDKNLVTARQPSDLPAFMRAVMAMLG comes from the coding sequence ATGAAACCTAAAGCGCTTATCGTTTCAGCTGATGCATTTGAGGATTCGGAACTGCTCTACCCCTACTACCGCCTGCAAGAAGCCGGGTACCAGGTGGACCTCGCCGCGCCCAAGGCCGGAACAATCACGGGCAAAAACGGCTACACCGTCACCGCCAACCTCTCCCTGGACGACGTGGAAGACGCGGGGTCCTGCGGGTACAAGCTGCTGCTCCTGCCCGGCGGCAAGGCTCCCGAGGCCCTGAAGGCCATCCCCAAGGCCCTGGACATCGCCAGGGACTTCGCCGGGTCCGGCGCGCCCATCGCGGCCATCTGCCACGGCCCCCAGGTGCTGGCCGCAGCGGGCCTGCTGCGCGGACGCAAGGCCACCTGCTACAAGAGCGTGGCTGAAGAAATCACCGCAGCCGGAGCCCTCTACGAAGACTCGGAAACCGTGGTGGACAAGAATCTGGTCACCGCCCGGCAGCCCTCGGACCTTCCGGCCTTCATGCGCGCGGTCATGGCCATGCTCGGCTAA
- a CDS encoding Y-family DNA polymerase, producing the protein MKLALMDCNNFYASCERAFAPHLIGRPVVVLSNNDGCVIARSQEAKDLGVPMGAPEFKCRALFKRHGVTVFSSNYALYGDMSARVMAVAGGMSPRMEVYSIDEAFLDLTGLERPEEHARQVRETVKRCTGIPVSIGIAPTKTLAKLANKLAKKDAGLGGVLDLPEGPEREALLGRTEIRDVWGIGPRHGKRLIERGVRTALDFCRLPREFVLKSMTVTGLHTWLELRGVPCISLEGVGKSKKAIVSSRSFGRPVESIEDLREALSHYAALAAGKLRAQKGQAASLQVWLETNSFVEDDPQYTAGQSVGLSPPTAHTTRIVRAALEVLERIYRPGFRYKKAGVMLTGIEAAATAQLSLLDVPEEAQEHAGRGGRLMEALDRVNAKWGRETLFPASAGIARPWDMRQMHRSPRYTTSWTELPVVRA; encoded by the coding sequence ATGAAGCTAGCGCTGATGGACTGCAACAACTTCTACGCCTCCTGCGAGCGCGCCTTTGCCCCGCACCTGATCGGACGGCCCGTGGTGGTGCTCTCCAACAACGACGGCTGCGTCATCGCACGCTCGCAGGAGGCCAAGGACCTGGGCGTGCCCATGGGCGCGCCTGAGTTCAAGTGCCGCGCCCTGTTCAAGCGCCACGGCGTGACGGTGTTTTCGTCGAACTATGCCCTCTACGGCGACATGTCCGCGCGGGTGATGGCCGTGGCTGGCGGGATGTCGCCGCGCATGGAGGTCTATTCCATCGACGAGGCGTTTCTGGACCTGACGGGGCTTGAGCGCCCCGAGGAACATGCCCGGCAGGTGCGTGAGACGGTGAAACGCTGCACCGGCATCCCGGTGTCCATCGGCATCGCCCCCACCAAGACGCTGGCCAAGCTCGCCAACAAGCTGGCCAAGAAGGACGCGGGCCTGGGGGGCGTGCTGGACCTTCCCGAGGGACCTGAACGCGAGGCGTTGCTTGGTCGGACGGAGATACGCGACGTGTGGGGCATCGGACCGCGCCATGGCAAGCGGCTGATTGAGCGCGGCGTGCGCACGGCGCTGGATTTCTGCCGTTTGCCGCGTGAATTCGTATTGAAGAGCATGACAGTGACGGGGCTGCACACCTGGCTGGAGTTGCGCGGCGTCCCCTGCATCAGCCTGGAGGGCGTGGGAAAGTCGAAAAAGGCCATTGTTTCGTCGCGCTCCTTCGGACGTCCGGTGGAGAGCATCGAGGACCTGCGCGAGGCCCTGAGCCATTACGCCGCACTGGCAGCCGGCAAGCTGCGCGCCCAGAAGGGGCAGGCCGCGTCGCTCCAGGTGTGGCTGGAGACCAACTCGTTCGTGGAGGATGATCCGCAATACACCGCAGGGCAAAGCGTGGGGCTCAGTCCGCCCACCGCGCACACCACGCGCATCGTGCGGGCCGCGCTGGAGGTGCTGGAGCGCATCTATCGCCCTGGCTTTCGCTACAAGAAGGCAGGGGTGATGCTCACGGGCATTGAGGCGGCGGCCACGGCCCAACTCTCGCTGCTGGACGTGCCGGAAGAGGCGCAGGAACATGCCGGTCGGGGCGGACGTCTGATGGAGGCCCTGGATCGGGTGAACGCCAAATGGGGCCGGGAGACGCTGTTTCCGGCGTCGGCGGGCATCGCGCGTCCCTGGGACATGCGCCAGATGCACCGCTCCCCGCGCTATACCACATCATGGACGGAACTTCCCGTGGTCCGGGCCTGA
- the umuD gene encoding translesion error-prone DNA polymerase V autoproteolytic subunit, with protein sequence MPAKTPLEPYTLQTATGFPSPAQDYIDQRLDLNQLLVRNAPATFYMRVQGDSMRGAGIASGDLLVVDRSVQARPGSVVVACVDGELTVRRLRRGRVGLVLSAEDGGEPVALQEASQAEVWGVATHVIHALMRG encoded by the coding sequence ATGCCCGCAAAGACACCTCTTGAACCCTACACACTCCAGACGGCGACCGGTTTTCCGTCGCCCGCGCAGGACTACATCGACCAGCGCCTGGACCTGAACCAGCTCCTGGTGCGTAACGCCCCGGCCACGTTCTACATGCGCGTGCAGGGCGACTCCATGCGCGGGGCTGGCATCGCGTCCGGCGACCTCCTGGTGGTGGACCGCTCCGTCCAGGCGCGTCCGGGCAGCGTGGTGGTGGCCTGCGTGGACGGGGAGCTCACGGTCAGGCGTCTCAGGCGCGGCAGAGTCGGGCTGGTCCTGTCTGCGGAGGACGGCGGCGAGCCTGTCGCGCTGCAAGAGGCATCCCAGGCGGAAGTGTGGGGTGTGGCTACCCATGTCATCCATGCGCTCATGCGGGGCTGA
- a CDS encoding thioredoxin domain-containing protein, with protein MPDHANALIHEKSPYLLQHARNPVDWLPWGDAAFAKAKAENKPLFLSIGYSTCHWCHVMERECFEDHDAAALLNATAVPVKIDREERPDLDNIYMTACQLMTGAGGWPLSVFIDHHGRPFFAATYIPKHTRFGRMGLMDLLPKISEVWTRRPAEVEQAAANVLNALAEHQRATPAQAGPGPKTLDTAYRQLAARFDPDHGGFGQSPKFPSPHQLLFLLRHHKRTGEPLALDMAAKTLTAMRLGGLFDHIGLGFHRYSTDQHWLLPHFEKMLYDQAMLLMAYAEGFQATGDPLFKRTAQEIARYVLRDMTSPEGAFFSAEDADSEGEEGKFYVWTIDEARAVLSEEDTSLFVRLFGLLPDGNFVEESTQEKTGANIPHLSAPPPPQLDERLESIRARLFTDREKRVHPHKDDKILTDWNGLMIAALAQAARILNEPDLASAAGRAADFLLARLRDPSGALLHRYRDGEARIPANLDDHAFLAWGLLELYQATFDLGWLQASLDLTDQMIARFQDAENGGFFFTAHDAETLLVRQKEFFDAAIPSGNSVAMLVLTKLSRLASRHDFSEHAAQLSRSLGQTVERAPSGFTMLLCGLDFALAPGADVVLSGPDDASLEPFLAAVRSRYLPSTLLLKRDQSGELASLASYTAGMCPLDGKATAFVCRDGRCEPPTTDPAKMLELLG; from the coding sequence ATGCCCGACCACGCCAACGCCCTGATCCACGAGAAAAGCCCCTACCTTCTCCAGCACGCCCGCAATCCCGTGGACTGGCTGCCCTGGGGAGACGCGGCCTTCGCCAAAGCCAAGGCGGAGAACAAACCGCTGTTCCTCTCCATCGGCTACTCCACCTGCCACTGGTGCCACGTCATGGAACGCGAATGCTTCGAGGATCACGACGCAGCCGCGCTCCTGAACGCTACCGCCGTGCCTGTGAAGATCGACCGCGAGGAACGCCCCGACCTGGACAACATCTACATGACCGCCTGCCAGCTCATGACCGGCGCGGGCGGCTGGCCCCTGTCCGTGTTCATCGACCACCACGGACGCCCCTTCTTCGCAGCCACCTACATCCCCAAGCACACCCGCTTCGGGCGCATGGGGCTCATGGATCTTCTTCCCAAGATCAGCGAGGTCTGGACCCGACGTCCCGCCGAGGTGGAACAGGCCGCCGCCAACGTGCTGAACGCCCTGGCCGAACACCAGCGCGCCACGCCCGCCCAGGCCGGCCCCGGCCCAAAGACCCTCGACACCGCCTACCGCCAACTGGCCGCCCGCTTCGACCCAGACCACGGCGGCTTCGGACAGTCCCCCAAGTTTCCCTCGCCGCACCAGCTGCTGTTCCTGCTGCGCCACCACAAGCGCACCGGCGAGCCCCTGGCCCTGGACATGGCCGCCAAAACGCTCACCGCCATGCGCCTGGGCGGCCTGTTCGACCACATCGGCCTGGGCTTCCACCGCTACTCCACCGACCAGCACTGGCTTTTGCCCCATTTCGAGAAGATGCTCTACGACCAGGCCATGCTGCTCATGGCCTACGCCGAAGGCTTCCAGGCCACCGGCGACCCGCTGTTCAAGCGGACCGCCCAGGAGATCGCCCGCTACGTGCTGCGCGACATGACCAGCCCCGAGGGCGCATTCTTCAGCGCCGAGGACGCCGACAGCGAAGGCGAGGAAGGGAAATTCTACGTCTGGACCATCGACGAGGCGCGAGCCGTGCTCTCCGAAGAGGACACGAGCCTCTTCGTGCGTCTCTTCGGCCTGCTGCCGGACGGCAACTTCGTCGAGGAGTCCACCCAGGAAAAGACCGGCGCCAACATCCCTCATCTGTCCGCGCCGCCCCCGCCCCAACTGGACGAACGCCTGGAAAGCATCCGCGCCCGGCTCTTCACGGACCGCGAGAAGCGCGTGCATCCCCACAAGGACGACAAGATCCTCACCGACTGGAACGGGCTGATGATCGCCGCCCTGGCCCAGGCCGCCCGCATCCTTAACGAGCCGGACCTCGCCAGCGCCGCAGGCCGGGCCGCCGACTTCCTGCTGGCGCGCCTGCGCGATCCGTCCGGCGCGCTCCTGCACCGCTACCGTGACGGCGAGGCCCGCATCCCAGCCAATCTGGACGACCACGCTTTCCTGGCCTGGGGGCTCCTGGAACTCTATCAGGCCACCTTCGACCTGGGCTGGCTGCAAGCCTCCCTGGACCTGACCGACCAGATGATCGCGCGCTTCCAGGACGCCGAGAACGGCGGGTTCTTCTTCACCGCCCACGACGCCGAAACCCTCCTGGTGCGCCAGAAGGAATTCTTCGACGCCGCCATCCCCTCGGGCAACTCCGTGGCCATGCTGGTGCTCACCAAGCTCTCTCGCCTCGCCTCCCGGCACGACTTCTCCGAACACGCCGCGCAGCTCTCGCGCAGCCTGGGCCAGACCGTGGAGCGCGCACCGTCCGGCTTCACCATGCTGCTCTGCGGGCTGGACTTCGCCCTCGCGCCCGGCGCGGACGTGGTGCTCTCCGGACCGGACGACGCCTCCCTGGAGCCGTTCCTGGCAGCCGTCCGCTCGCGCTATCTGCCGAGCACGCTGCTGCTCAAGCGCGACCAGAGCGGCGAACTGGCCTCGCTCGCCAGCTACACGGCAGGCATGTGCCCGCTGGACGGCAAGGCCACAGCCTTCGTCTGCCGCGACGGCAGGTGCGAACCGCCCACGACCGACCCGGCGAAGATGCTGGAGCTGCTGGGATAA
- a CDS encoding diguanylate cyclase domain-containing protein: protein MKLSVKASFLLSGLVLAVIAATSLFLLDYQQRAITVVIKQDLESEATTLAREIRSFVDENLNDTRAIAGNIPREPLASGNLEAVRDHLARQASFYPRFENGLFLLDANGNFLTDYPHHPELHGQPFAHRDYFQRTKARERGVIGEPYVSMRTGLPVLTFTAPIFSPSGQLLAVLGASVNLLSTSALGEQQQRKIGQTGYVYMVDRNRQFLMHPDKSKILRSLEAGRNPFLDRAAQGYEGVGETVNSMGVPVLIASRQLPALGWVVLAQLPLKEALATTRNGLAAVGMFFFAALAVVLPVGFFAMRRIVKPLEALEHAALIISQDLRKAEGALTRPFASSALDALRTMRSSDEIGRLARAFFQLSVRLKQTLSSLRTAAEDWERTFSSVQEAVLVLDSEGKILRVNRVAEDLFRVLREEAVGKPWREILAMGGSAPEDWPTIQTLKGSGRFKLTTSLPGVPGRFELSFSMIQGRREGKGFLLMVLDVTEKIQAEERIRDLAFHDSLTRLPNRLLLADRLEQAIATADRNNSKVGVLFLDLDDFKRVNDTFGHKVGDELLKQTGKRLSACLRSNDTLARYAGDEFVAVLMDLKDPAEAASIASRMLESVAEPFDLSGKLIRIGVSIGIAVYPEDGLEAGLLLNHADRAMYRAKGRGKNSFWFSDGAVVDDSLSAFPRQ, encoded by the coding sequence ATGAAGCTCAGCGTAAAAGCCTCATTTCTCCTCTCAGGACTGGTCCTTGCGGTTATCGCGGCTACCAGCTTGTTCCTGCTGGACTACCAGCAGCGTGCGATCACCGTTGTCATCAAGCAGGATTTGGAGTCGGAAGCGACGACACTTGCGCGCGAAATCCGCAGCTTTGTCGATGAGAACCTGAACGACACAAGGGCGATAGCAGGAAACATCCCTCGCGAGCCTCTTGCCTCAGGCAACCTTGAAGCAGTGCGCGACCATCTGGCCCGCCAGGCGTCCTTTTACCCCCGGTTCGAGAACGGCCTGTTCCTGCTGGATGCAAACGGAAACTTCCTCACCGACTACCCCCATCATCCGGAACTCCACGGCCAGCCCTTCGCGCACCGCGACTACTTCCAGCGCACCAAGGCGCGCGAGCGGGGCGTGATCGGCGAGCCGTACGTGTCGATGCGCACCGGGCTGCCGGTCCTCACCTTCACGGCTCCCATCTTCTCCCCTTCAGGGCAGCTCCTGGCAGTGCTGGGGGCCTCGGTGAACCTCCTGTCGACTTCGGCCCTGGGCGAGCAGCAGCAGCGCAAGATCGGCCAGACCGGGTACGTGTACATGGTGGACCGCAACCGCCAGTTCCTGATGCACCCTGACAAATCCAAGATTCTGCGTTCGCTGGAGGCGGGCCGCAACCCGTTCCTGGACCGGGCGGCGCAGGGCTACGAGGGCGTGGGGGAGACGGTCAACAGCATGGGCGTGCCGGTGCTGATCGCTTCGCGGCAATTGCCTGCGCTGGGCTGGGTCGTGCTGGCGCAGCTTCCGCTGAAAGAGGCGCTGGCCACCACGCGCAACGGTCTGGCTGCTGTGGGCATGTTCTTTTTTGCGGCGCTGGCCGTGGTGCTGCCGGTGGGCTTTTTCGCCATGCGCAGGATCGTCAAGCCACTGGAGGCGCTGGAGCACGCGGCGCTCATCATCAGCCAGGACCTGCGAAAGGCGGAGGGAGCCCTCACCAGACCGTTTGCGTCAAGCGCTTTGGACGCTTTGCGCACCATGCGTTCCTCTGATGAGATCGGCAGGCTGGCGCGTGCCTTCTTCCAGCTGTCCGTGCGCCTGAAGCAGACCTTGTCCTCCCTGCGCACCGCCGCCGAGGACTGGGAGCGCACCTTCTCGTCCGTGCAGGAAGCCGTGCTGGTGCTGGACAGCGAGGGCAAAATCCTACGCGTGAACCGCGTGGCCGAAGACCTTTTTCGCGTTCTGCGCGAGGAGGCGGTGGGAAAACCCTGGCGCGAGATTCTGGCCATGGGTGGGAGCGCGCCCGAGGATTGGCCCACCATCCAGACGCTGAAAGGCTCGGGCCGCTTCAAGCTGACCACTTCCCTGCCGGGCGTTCCGGGCCGGTTCGAGCTGTCCTTCTCCATGATCCAGGGGCGCAGGGAGGGCAAGGGGTTCCTGCTCATGGTGCTGGACGTCACCGAGAAGATCCAGGCCGAGGAGCGCATCCGGGACCTGGCCTTCCACGACTCGCTGACCCGCCTGCCCAACCGGCTGCTCCTGGCGGACCGACTGGAGCAGGCCATCGCCACGGCGGACCGCAACAACTCCAAGGTGGGGGTGCTTTTTCTGGACCTGGATGACTTCAAGAGGGTCAACGACACCTTCGGCCACAAGGTGGGCGACGAACTGCTCAAGCAGACTGGCAAGCGGCTGAGCGCGTGCCTGCGCTCCAACGACACCCTGGCCCGCTACGCCGGGGACGAGTTTGTGGCCGTGCTCATGGACCTGAAGGACCCGGCCGAGGCCGCCAGCATCGCCTCGCGCATGCTGGAGTCGGTGGCCGAGCCGTTTGACCTGTCGGGAAAGCTGATCCGCATCGGGGTGAGCATCGGCATCGCCGTCTATCCCGAAGACGGCCTGGAGGCCGGGCTGCTGCTCAACCACGCCGACAGGGCCATGTACCGCGCCAAGGGCCGGGGCAAGAACAGCTTCTGGTTTTCCGACGGAGCCGTCGTGGACGACAGTCTCTCCGCTTTCCCCAGGCAGTAA